In the genome of Drosophila subpulchrella strain 33 F10 #4 breed RU33 chromosome 2L, RU_Dsub_v1.1 Primary Assembly, whole genome shotgun sequence, one region contains:
- the LOC119546338 gene encoding glycine-rich protein DOT1, whose translation MEKLVWIYLIIAAAVSVQGYTKFGRDCRDIGCAPGQRCTLAREPCININQVDGAQCGKYPTCEGTEHQYFSSGVFLERQKRQANQQGYGMGGSGMGRGNGMNNGGNGGNGMGGQNGNGMGAQNGSGMRGIGMGGNGMGGNGMGGNGMGSNGMGSNGMGGNGMGGNGMGGNGNGMGPEGMGGRGGNGNGMGQGGMGGNGMGSGGMGGNGINGMGGRGGNGNGMSGNGMGPGGMGGNRMGPGGMGGNGMGGNGMGPGGMGGNGMGGQDGYNGRGGQNGMGGPPGGPNGMGGPPGGPNGMGGPPPGGPNGMGPGNWPSNNNWGNGNNSNGNSRFKGGNSKQN comes from the exons atggaaaagtTGGTTTggatatatttaataatagcAGCCGCTGTAAGTGTTCAGGGATACACGA AATTTGGTCGTGACTGCCGAGATATTGGATGCGCTCCCGGTCAGCGGTGCACTTTAGCCAGAGAGCCCtgtataaatataaatcaaGTTGATGGCGCTCAATGCGGAAAATATCCTACATGTGAGGGAACAGAACACCAGTATTTCAGTTCAG GAGTCTTCTTGGAACGTCAAAAACGTCAAGCTAATCAGCAGGGATACGGAATGGGTGGAAGTGGAATGGGCAGAGGCAACGGAATGAATAACGGAGGCAACGGTGGAAATGGAATGGGTGGACAGAATGGAAACGGAATGGGTGCACAGAACGGAAGTGGAATGAGAGGTATTGGAATGGGCGGAAATGGAATGGGCGGCAACGGAATGGGCGGAAATGGAATGGGCAGTAATGGAATGGGCAGTAATGGAATGGGCGGTAATGGTATGGGCGGTAATGGAATGGGagggaatggaaatggaatgGGCCCAGAGGGAATGGGTGGGCGCGGAGGTAACGGCAATGGAATGGGACAAGGGGGAATGGGTGGTAATGGAATGGGTTCTGGGGGAATGGGTGGAAACGGTATAAACGGAATGGGTGGCCGGGGAGGAAATGGAAACGGAATGAGTGGCAATGGAATGGGTCCAGGCGGAATGGGTGGCAATAGAATGGGACCAGGCGGAATGGGTGGCAATGGGATGGGTGGCAATGGAATGGGTCCCGGAGGAATGGGTGGTAATGGAATGGGAGGCCAGGATGGTTACAACGGAAGAGGTGGTCAAAACGGAATGGGAGGACCACCTGGTGGGCCAAATGGAATGGGTGGACCACCTGGTGGACCAAATGGAATGGGTGGACCACCTCCTGGTGGGCCAAACGGAATGGGTCCGGGAAATTGGCCGAGCAATAACAATTGGGGAAACGGAAATAATAGTAATGGTAATAGCCGCTTTAAAGGCGGCAACTCTAAACAAAACTAA